In one Bryobacteraceae bacterium genomic region, the following are encoded:
- a CDS encoding aldo/keto reductase: MSGPAAFADRELGRTRLTVGPVGLSASYGIPAKAVEAAFERGMNYLYFGSRRTGAFAEAVRNLRGRRERMVAVVQSYTPVAWYLERSVEAALRKLGIEYADVLLLGMWNRVPPARIFEACERLRESGKVRHIGMSAHHRPVFQQVAAGPPAVFHARYNAVHRGCETEVFPYLAAAGAGVVTYTATCWRRLLDQKRVPKGEPTPQAADCYRFALSQAAVQVCMTGTANEEQTAHALTAVERGPMDEEELAWMRRVGDAIHAAGG, translated from the coding sequence GTGAGCGGACCGGCCGCATTCGCGGATCGCGAACTCGGACGCACGCGCCTGACGGTGGGTCCAGTGGGGCTTTCGGCCTCGTACGGGATTCCGGCGAAGGCAGTGGAGGCGGCGTTCGAGCGGGGGATGAACTATCTATATTTCGGGAGCCGGAGGACGGGAGCGTTCGCCGAGGCGGTGCGGAATCTGCGGGGCCGGCGGGAGCGGATGGTGGCGGTGGTGCAATCCTACACGCCGGTGGCGTGGTATCTGGAGCGCAGTGTGGAAGCGGCGCTGCGGAAACTGGGTATCGAATACGCGGATGTTTTGCTGCTGGGGATGTGGAACCGGGTCCCGCCGGCTCGGATCTTCGAGGCCTGCGAGCGGCTGCGGGAGTCCGGGAAGGTGCGGCACATTGGCATGTCGGCGCATCACCGGCCGGTGTTTCAGCAGGTGGCGGCGGGGCCGCCGGCGGTGTTCCACGCACGCTACAACGCTGTCCACCGCGGATGCGAGACGGAGGTGTTTCCGTATCTGGCGGCGGCCGGCGCAGGAGTGGTGACGTATACGGCGACTTGTTGGCGGCGGCTGCTGGACCAGAAGCGGGTTCCGAAGGGTGAGCCGACGCCGCAGGCCGCCGACTGTTACCGGTTCGCACTGTCGCAGGCGGCGGTGCAGGTGTGCATGACGGGTACGGCGAACGAGGAGCAGACGGCGCATGCGTTGACGGCGGTGGAGCGTGGTCCGATGGATGAGGAGGAACTGGCGTGGATGCGGCGGGTGGGGGACGCGATACACGCAGCGGGCGGGTAG
- a CDS encoding carboxypeptidase regulatory-like domain-containing protein, with translation MKLLRSLPAAALALPFLLPAQEFRATISGRVMDASGSAVPGAKVQAVNIANNETSSAETDAGGTYSIPFLRPGVYTVTATANGFKTFNRENVTIQVGQIVGIDIPLEVGALSESVTVTAESAILETQTASRIAVINTKQVSELPLNSRNPFMLGAMMSGVTFRGAAIWQRPFDNGAIAQWSVNGGRQSNNEFFLDGAPNNAQLGNNNIAYVPIVDAVQEFSVQQNSYDAQYGKTGGGVFNVVLKSGTNQHHITGWEFMRRKFLDANTFQNNAVGAERPGHRLDQYGFQLDGPLTIPGLFSKDGRIKAFYLGSYEGYYELWPQFLRNSYPTSEMRTGDFSRLQTAQGQPVAIYDPIASSQAANGDPIRSPFPGNLIPASRISPVAQAVTRFMPTPNATTPGVRYATQNLLNPEYPATDDFYNLILKFDFNVGDNNRLFFRHASNDRTEDRCTNGVCEGPAMSGQQPFQRINDAYVLDWVSTLSPTLVANIRASHNRFIEKGFGRGNENFDLTSLGLPTSLISTLPSPVYFGRWDFNGYSSLGRSQSINITNSYNIAANVTKISGGHTMKFGVDVRRNHFIQQNTGNILLFTGETRWTQRIWNQAEPNAGDGFASFLLGGVNGSSNYPLFPFFRQWYFSPYFQDDWKVTRRLTLNLGLRWDLNLAPDEKYNRINRGFDPAASTPLANVIAGRTLTGGLQFAGVGGNPTIVGDKDLNNWQPRIGAAFALTERSVLRGGYGLYFMNPNNNFLETIGFSTSTPLVNTLDGGRTLQPNLLSNPYPQGIATPVGSSVGPLTFVGRNFNWYNPRMRTPYVHQFSVGIQQQITNTSTLDISYVGSRTVGANTARDFNIPSLDFRRQCNLLEGGDPGFCNAQVTNPFRGNEAFLGTGLYTAARTSRFQLARPFPQFTGNLQERGRGESNIWYNSMQVNYNVRMGRDLTLLANYTLSKMVEREGYNDPYAGVMQQGLYFLDRPHFIKFNTVYELPIGQGRSLASNATGFVNKLISGWQFSTYTQIGSGEPTNLPSNVFLLKDPRTVGGDWTGNIDWKAHQIKAYNPCVLRQFNDGRVVPQPFSIARGCGTDPSTYAWLMTADYAPRNTPFRSGQIRKQTLFNMDMSLSKMTQITERIRMQFRIEAFNATNYYFFGRNESFNTNPNSPNFGTMFPSQASTQNGYPRQIQLGIKFFY, from the coding sequence ATGAAGCTTCTTCGTTCCCTGCCGGCAGCCGCGCTTGCCCTGCCCTTCCTTCTCCCGGCCCAGGAATTTCGCGCCACCATCTCCGGCCGCGTAATGGACGCTTCCGGTTCCGCCGTTCCCGGAGCCAAGGTCCAGGCAGTCAACATCGCCAACAACGAAACGTCCTCCGCCGAAACCGACGCCGGCGGAACCTACAGCATCCCCTTCCTCCGTCCCGGCGTCTACACGGTCACCGCCACCGCCAACGGCTTCAAGACCTTCAATCGCGAAAACGTCACCATCCAGGTCGGCCAGATCGTCGGCATCGATATCCCGCTCGAAGTCGGCGCCCTCAGCGAGTCGGTCACCGTCACCGCCGAATCGGCCATCCTCGAAACGCAGACCGCTTCCCGCATCGCCGTCATCAACACCAAGCAGGTCTCCGAGCTTCCACTCAATTCTCGGAATCCCTTCATGCTCGGAGCCATGATGTCCGGCGTCACCTTCCGCGGCGCCGCCATCTGGCAGCGCCCGTTCGATAACGGCGCGATCGCCCAATGGTCGGTGAACGGCGGACGCCAGTCGAACAACGAATTCTTCCTCGACGGCGCGCCCAACAACGCCCAACTCGGCAACAACAACATCGCCTACGTCCCCATCGTCGACGCCGTCCAGGAGTTCAGCGTCCAGCAGAACAGCTACGACGCTCAATACGGCAAGACCGGCGGCGGCGTCTTCAACGTCGTCCTCAAGAGCGGCACCAATCAGCACCACATCACCGGCTGGGAATTCATGCGCCGCAAGTTCCTCGACGCCAATACCTTCCAGAACAACGCCGTCGGCGCCGAACGCCCCGGCCATCGCCTCGATCAGTACGGCTTCCAACTCGACGGTCCGCTCACCATCCCCGGCCTCTTCTCTAAGGATGGCCGCATCAAAGCGTTCTACCTCGGAAGCTACGAAGGCTACTACGAACTGTGGCCGCAATTTCTCCGCAACTCCTATCCGACCTCGGAAATGCGCACCGGCGACTTCAGCCGTCTCCAGACCGCCCAGGGCCAGCCCGTCGCCATCTACGACCCCATCGCCTCCAGCCAGGCCGCCAACGGCGACCCCATCCGCTCTCCCTTTCCCGGCAACCTGATCCCCGCCAGCCGCATCAGCCCCGTCGCCCAGGCCGTCACGCGCTTCATGCCCACGCCGAACGCCACCACCCCCGGCGTTCGCTACGCTACCCAGAACCTGCTCAACCCCGAGTACCCCGCCACGGACGACTTCTACAATCTCATCCTCAAATTCGATTTCAACGTCGGCGACAACAACCGCCTCTTCTTCCGCCACGCCTCGAATGACCGTACCGAGGACCGCTGCACCAACGGCGTCTGCGAAGGCCCCGCCATGAGCGGCCAGCAGCCCTTCCAGCGCATCAACGACGCCTACGTGCTCGATTGGGTCAGCACCCTCAGCCCCACTCTCGTCGCCAACATCCGCGCCTCCCACAATCGCTTCATCGAAAAAGGATTCGGCCGCGGCAACGAGAACTTCGACCTCACCTCGCTCGGCCTCCCCACTTCGCTCATCTCCACCCTCCCGAGCCCCGTCTACTTCGGCCGCTGGGACTTCAACGGTTACTCCTCCCTCGGACGCAGCCAGTCGATCAACATCACCAACAGCTACAACATCGCCGCCAACGTCACCAAAATCTCCGGCGGCCACACGATGAAGTTCGGCGTCGACGTCCGCCGCAATCACTTCATCCAGCAGAACACCGGCAACATCCTGTTATTTACTGGCGAAACCCGCTGGACCCAGCGCATCTGGAACCAGGCCGAACCGAACGCCGGCGACGGCTTCGCGTCATTCCTCCTCGGCGGCGTCAACGGCTCCTCCAACTACCCGCTGTTCCCATTCTTCCGGCAATGGTATTTCTCCCCCTACTTCCAGGACGACTGGAAAGTCACCCGCCGCCTCACCCTCAACCTCGGCCTCCGCTGGGACCTCAACCTCGCTCCCGATGAAAAATACAACCGCATCAATCGCGGCTTCGATCCCGCCGCCTCCACCCCGCTCGCCAACGTCATCGCTGGACGCACCCTCACCGGCGGACTCCAATTCGCCGGCGTCGGCGGCAACCCTACCATCGTCGGCGACAAGGACCTCAACAACTGGCAGCCGCGCATCGGCGCCGCCTTCGCCCTCACCGAGAGGTCCGTCCTTCGCGGCGGCTACGGGCTCTACTTCATGAACCCGAACAACAACTTCCTCGAAACCATCGGCTTCTCCACCAGCACCCCGCTCGTCAATACGCTCGATGGCGGCCGCACCCTGCAACCCAACCTGCTGTCCAACCCCTACCCACAGGGCATCGCTACCCCGGTCGGTTCCTCGGTCGGCCCGCTCACCTTCGTCGGCCGCAACTTCAACTGGTACAACCCCCGCATGCGCACGCCCTACGTCCACCAGTTCTCCGTCGGAATCCAGCAGCAGATCACCAACACCTCCACCCTCGACATCTCCTACGTCGGCTCCCGCACCGTCGGCGCCAACACCGCCCGCGACTTCAACATTCCCTCGCTCGACTTCCGCCGCCAGTGCAATCTCCTCGAAGGCGGCGACCCCGGCTTCTGCAACGCGCAGGTCACCAACCCGTTCCGCGGCAACGAAGCATTCCTCGGCACCGGCCTCTACACCGCCGCCCGCACCAGCCGCTTCCAACTCGCCCGCCCCTTCCCGCAGTTCACAGGCAATCTCCAGGAGCGCGGCCGCGGCGAATCGAACATCTGGTACAACTCCATGCAGGTCAACTACAACGTCCGCATGGGCCGCGACCTCACCTTGCTTGCCAACTACACGCTCAGCAAAATGGTGGAACGAGAAGGCTACAACGATCCCTACGCCGGCGTGATGCAGCAGGGGCTCTACTTCCTGGACCGGCCGCACTTCATCAAATTCAACACCGTCTACGAACTCCCCATCGGCCAGGGCCGCTCCCTCGCCTCCAACGCCACCGGATTCGTCAACAAACTCATTTCCGGATGGCAGTTCAGCACCTACACCCAAATCGGCTCCGGCGAGCCCACCAATCTCCCGAGCAACGTGTTCCTGCTCAAGGACCCCCGCACCGTCGGCGGCGATTGGACAGGCAACATCGATTGGAAAGCCCACCAGATCAAGGCCTACAATCCCTGCGTCCTCCGCCAGTTCAACGACGGCCGCGTCGTCCCCCAGCCCTTCTCCATCGCACGCGGCTGCGGTACGGATCCATCCACCTACGCTTGGCTCATGACCGCCGACTACGCCCCGCGGAACACGCCGTTCCGATCCGGCCAGATCCGCAAACAGACGCTCTTCAACATGGATATGTCGCTCTCCAAGATGACGCAAATCACCGAGCGCATCCGCATGCAGTTCCGCATCGAGGCTTTCAACGCGACGAACTACTACTTCTTCGGCCGCAACGAAAGCTTCAATACGAATCCGAACTCGCCGAACTTCGGAACCATGTTCCCCAGCCAGGCGTCCACGCAGAACGGCTACCCGCGCCAGATCCAGTTGGGTATCAAGTTCTTCTATTGA
- a CDS encoding DUF3224 domain-containing protein, with the protein MPPKQATGEFEVKLTPLPTDASPAVARMSIDKTFHGGLAGSSKGEMLASQGAVKGSAGYVAMERVAATLAGRSGSFVLQHSGAMERGQPTAHSVTVVPDSGAGQLEGLAGTMEIIIEGGRHSYRFEYTLP; encoded by the coding sequence ATGCCCCCCAAGCAAGCCACCGGCGAATTCGAAGTCAAACTCACACCCCTCCCCACCGACGCATCACCCGCCGTCGCCCGCATGTCCATCGACAAGACCTTCCACGGCGGCCTCGCCGGATCGAGCAAGGGCGAAATGCTCGCGAGCCAAGGCGCCGTCAAAGGCTCTGCCGGCTACGTCGCCATGGAACGCGTCGCCGCCACTCTCGCCGGCCGCTCAGGCTCCTTCGTCCTCCAACACTCCGGCGCCATGGAGCGCGGCCAACCCACCGCGCACTCCGTCACCGTCGTCCCGGATTCCGGCGCCGGCCAACTCGAAGGCCTCGCCGGCACAATGGAAATCATCATCGAGGGAGGCAGGCACTCCTACCGCTTCGAGTACACGCTCCCCTGA
- a CDS encoding Gfo/Idh/MocA family oxidoreductase: MNSSSPNSRRNFIGKVAGGLAGTLAAPQTVLGANERIRIGIIGPGARGMQIVREAMACPNTEMVAFADIYTRRLEEAKQVAPDAKTYLDHRYLLEDKNVDAVLIATPQHLHCEHFVAALDAGKHVYQEKTMAFTVDHAKRMRAAFQKDGGKHAVQVGHQACSSGPMTDALAFAKSGKLGKITAIEAHMYRNTPHGKPQWSRPVFPDMTPENIIWKSFLGEAPQHDFDANRYINWRFFWDYSGGNVYENMCHQVAFWFRALELGIPKAVTMVGGVYLWKDGREVPDTMNVAMELPDDVLFSWASGFGNNELGSSESVLGTDGTILRGNGIRYEPQKVNLPNEGEKVGMAKSERNGHMQNFLDAVRGVAQPNCPFDLGFRVSIACRMAVESYRQRRTMHWDAAREEIV, from the coding sequence ATGAACAGCAGCAGTCCGAACTCCAGACGCAACTTTATCGGCAAAGTGGCAGGGGGCCTGGCCGGGACACTGGCGGCGCCGCAGACGGTGCTGGGCGCCAACGAGCGGATCCGGATCGGGATTATCGGTCCGGGCGCGCGCGGCATGCAGATCGTGCGCGAGGCGATGGCTTGTCCGAACACGGAGATGGTGGCGTTCGCCGATATCTATACGCGGCGGCTGGAGGAAGCCAAGCAGGTGGCTCCGGACGCGAAGACGTATCTCGACCACCGCTATCTGCTCGAAGACAAGAACGTGGACGCGGTGTTGATCGCCACGCCGCAGCATCTCCACTGCGAGCATTTCGTTGCGGCGCTCGACGCGGGAAAGCACGTGTATCAAGAGAAGACGATGGCGTTCACCGTGGATCACGCCAAGCGGATGCGGGCGGCGTTTCAGAAAGACGGCGGCAAGCACGCGGTGCAGGTGGGCCATCAGGCGTGCTCGTCGGGCCCGATGACGGACGCGCTGGCGTTCGCGAAGTCCGGGAAGCTCGGCAAGATTACGGCGATCGAGGCGCACATGTACCGGAACACGCCGCACGGGAAACCGCAGTGGTCGCGGCCGGTGTTTCCCGATATGACGCCGGAGAACATCATCTGGAAGTCGTTTTTGGGCGAAGCGCCGCAGCATGATTTCGACGCCAACCGTTACATCAACTGGCGGTTTTTCTGGGATTATTCGGGCGGGAACGTGTATGAGAACATGTGCCACCAGGTGGCGTTCTGGTTCCGGGCGCTGGAGTTGGGGATTCCGAAAGCGGTGACGATGGTGGGCGGCGTCTACCTGTGGAAGGACGGGCGCGAGGTTCCGGACACGATGAACGTGGCGATGGAGCTTCCCGACGATGTGCTTTTCTCGTGGGCGTCGGGATTCGGGAACAACGAGCTGGGGTCGAGCGAGAGCGTGCTGGGCACGGACGGGACGATCCTGCGCGGGAATGGGATTCGGTACGAGCCGCAGAAGGTGAACCTGCCGAACGAAGGCGAGAAGGTGGGCATGGCGAAGAGCGAACGCAACGGGCACATGCAGAACTTTCTGGACGCGGTGCGCGGGGTGGCGCAGCCGAACTGCCCGTTCGACCTCGGGTTCCGGGTGTCGATCGCGTGCCGGATGGCGGTGGAGAGCTACCGGCAGCGGCGGACCATGCACTGGGACGCGGCTCGCGAAGAGATCGTTTAG
- a CDS encoding GNAT family N-acetyltransferase: MPPPVRPATPADAPAIARFNAAMALETEGLHLDPARLLAGVTRLLTDASKGFYIVAEIEGVLAGQLMITYEWSDWRNADFWWIQSVYVDPAHRRAGVFTVLYNEILRRARQSNACGLRLYVEHANTRAQQTYEKLGMSPAPYRAYEIDFVIDRKHD, encoded by the coding sequence ATGCCGCCGCCTGTCCGCCCCGCGACGCCCGCCGACGCCCCTGCGATCGCCCGCTTCAACGCCGCCATGGCGCTCGAAACCGAAGGGCTCCATCTCGACCCCGCCCGCCTCCTCGCCGGAGTCACCCGGCTTCTCACTGACGCTTCCAAGGGCTTCTACATCGTCGCCGAAATCGAAGGCGTCCTCGCCGGCCAGTTGATGATCACCTACGAATGGAGCGACTGGCGCAACGCCGACTTCTGGTGGATCCAAAGCGTCTACGTCGACCCCGCCCACCGCCGTGCCGGCGTCTTCACCGTCCTCTACAACGAAATCCTCCGCCGCGCCCGCCAATCCAACGCCTGCGGCCTCCGCCTCTATGTCGAGCACGCCAACACGCGCGCCCAGCAGACCTACGAAAAGCTCGGTATGTCCCCGGCCCCCTACCGCGCCTACGAAATCGACTTCGTCATCGACCGCAAGCACGACTAG
- a CDS encoding acyl-CoA dehydrogenase family protein, which translates to MNFDLNDEQRQLQRAVREFAEGEIRPHVAEWDEGNVFPLEVVKQLGRLGFLGSVFPEEYGGAGLDYVSYCILIEELSRVDPSVGLIVAAHTSLCSNHLYLAGSEEQKKKYLPKLATGEWIGCWSLTEPEAGSDAGGTRTQAVLEDGAWIINGAKTFCTNAHYAGLCVAMAMTDRGLSSHGISAFLVETGTAGFRLGKKENKLGMRASATGEVIFENCRLDASQLLGRRGEGFIDSLRILDGGRISIAALSVGIAQGAYELALAYSKQRRQFGRFISEFQAIQHKLVDMATSIEASRLLTYRAAAMHSEKRNVNRESAMAKLFASEAAVKVCDEAVQIHGGYGFIKDYGVEKFYRDVKLCTIGEGTSEIQRLVIARQLLKA; encoded by the coding sequence GTGAACTTCGATCTCAACGACGAGCAGCGGCAGTTGCAACGGGCAGTGCGGGAGTTCGCCGAGGGCGAGATCCGGCCGCATGTGGCGGAGTGGGACGAAGGGAACGTGTTCCCGCTGGAGGTGGTGAAGCAACTGGGGCGGCTGGGATTCCTGGGGTCGGTCTTTCCGGAAGAGTACGGCGGGGCGGGGCTCGATTATGTGAGCTACTGCATCCTCATCGAGGAGCTTTCGCGCGTGGATCCGTCGGTAGGGTTGATCGTGGCGGCGCACACATCGTTGTGTTCGAACCACCTGTATCTGGCCGGGAGCGAGGAGCAGAAGAAGAAGTATCTGCCGAAGCTGGCGACGGGCGAGTGGATCGGGTGCTGGTCATTGACGGAGCCGGAAGCGGGGTCCGACGCGGGGGGCACACGGACTCAAGCAGTGCTTGAGGATGGCGCGTGGATCATCAACGGAGCAAAGACTTTCTGTACGAATGCTCACTATGCCGGATTGTGCGTGGCGATGGCGATGACCGATCGCGGGTTGTCGTCGCACGGGATCTCGGCATTTCTGGTTGAGACCGGGACAGCGGGGTTCCGGTTGGGGAAGAAAGAGAACAAGCTTGGGATGCGGGCGAGCGCGACGGGCGAGGTGATTTTTGAAAATTGCCGGCTGGACGCGAGTCAACTGCTGGGGCGGCGCGGGGAAGGGTTCATCGACAGCCTGCGGATTCTCGACGGCGGGCGGATCTCGATTGCGGCGCTATCGGTGGGGATCGCGCAGGGAGCGTATGAACTGGCGCTTGCGTATTCGAAGCAGCGGCGGCAGTTCGGGCGGTTCATCTCCGAGTTTCAGGCGATTCAACACAAGCTGGTGGATATGGCGACGTCGATTGAAGCTTCACGTCTGTTGACGTACCGCGCGGCGGCGATGCATTCGGAGAAGCGGAACGTGAACAGGGAGTCCGCGATGGCGAAATTGTTTGCGTCGGAGGCGGCGGTGAAGGTCTGCGACGAGGCGGTGCAGATCCACGGCGGCTACGGTTTCATCAAAGACTACGGGGTGGAGAAGTTCTATCGCGACGTGAAGTTGTGCACCATCGGCGAGGGGACGAGCGAGATCCAGCGGCTGGTGATCGCGCGGCAGTTGCTGAAGGCGTAA
- the ggt gene encoding gamma-glutamyltransferase, with protein sequence MRFLWVGLTAVVLFGQNRPPQKPAPTTRPVVRGRQWAVSTMKPEGTQVAASILMRGGNAFDAAVAAQAVLGLVDANNNGIGGDATLLVFDAASGKAYSLNAEGTAPKLATIEWYKTHHKGTLPDSDGLLSGTAPGVVDAWYTMLDRWGTLTFGEVLQPAIAMARDGFPLNDRLARAINGSKKLRKYPSSVRVYAPGGKVWKPGEIFRNPDLARTLERLVEAERAHAGEGRRAALRAARDRFYKGDIAREMAAFSEANGGLFRYEDFASYTALVETPVSSEYRGWTIVKNPSASQGPAELFTLNLLAGFDLKAMGHNSARYIHTSVEAVKLAFADREFIGDETVSKAPYERLLSAGYTDARRKLIDPARASLEFRQGDAGPAHPRDVVFEGEDRETGDTSYAAVVDAKRNMVSFTPSLHNSFGTNVVMEGLGFSFNCRGDYYSLVPGHPNALAPGKRPRSTLQGTLVLKDGRPAMVMGSPGGDDQIMRTMQTFLNIVEFGMNVQQAIEAPRWSTRSFPQSPWPHKMYRGEVTLESRIPGKVKRELDGMGHKVKMGGAWSLGMNAAIVVDDAGTLNAGADPRVDAYALAW encoded by the coding sequence ATGCGGTTCCTCTGGGTAGGCTTGACGGCTGTCGTGTTGTTTGGCCAGAATCGGCCGCCGCAGAAGCCAGCGCCGACGACTCGGCCGGTGGTGCGAGGCCGGCAATGGGCCGTGTCGACGATGAAGCCCGAGGGGACGCAGGTGGCGGCATCCATTTTGATGCGCGGCGGTAACGCCTTCGACGCGGCGGTGGCGGCGCAAGCGGTGCTGGGGCTGGTGGATGCGAACAACAACGGGATCGGCGGGGATGCCACACTGCTGGTGTTCGACGCTGCTTCAGGCAAGGCGTATTCACTGAACGCGGAAGGCACGGCGCCGAAGCTGGCGACGATCGAGTGGTACAAGACGCATCACAAGGGCACGCTTCCCGACAGCGACGGTCTGCTTTCGGGGACGGCGCCGGGAGTGGTGGACGCGTGGTACACGATGCTCGACCGGTGGGGCACGCTCACATTCGGCGAAGTGCTCCAGCCGGCGATCGCGATGGCGCGCGACGGGTTCCCGTTGAACGACCGGCTGGCGCGGGCGATCAACGGGTCAAAGAAGCTGCGGAAGTATCCATCGAGCGTGCGCGTCTATGCGCCCGGCGGGAAGGTGTGGAAGCCGGGCGAGATCTTCCGGAATCCGGATTTGGCGCGGACGCTCGAGCGGCTGGTGGAAGCTGAGCGGGCTCATGCGGGCGAAGGCCGGCGGGCTGCGTTGCGGGCGGCGCGGGACCGATTTTATAAAGGCGATATCGCGCGCGAGATGGCGGCGTTTTCGGAAGCCAACGGCGGGTTGTTCCGGTACGAGGATTTTGCATCGTACACGGCGCTGGTGGAGACTCCGGTGTCGTCGGAGTACCGGGGATGGACAATCGTGAAGAACCCGTCGGCGAGCCAGGGTCCGGCCGAGCTGTTCACGTTGAATCTGCTGGCCGGGTTCGATTTGAAGGCGATGGGGCACAACAGCGCGCGGTACATTCACACGTCGGTGGAGGCGGTCAAGCTGGCGTTCGCGGATCGGGAGTTCATCGGCGATGAGACCGTTTCGAAAGCGCCGTACGAGCGGCTGCTTTCGGCCGGGTACACCGATGCCCGGCGGAAGCTGATCGATCCGGCGCGGGCGTCGCTCGAGTTCCGGCAGGGGGACGCGGGTCCGGCGCACCCGCGGGACGTGGTGTTCGAGGGCGAGGATCGGGAGACGGGGGACACGTCGTACGCTGCGGTTGTCGACGCGAAGCGGAACATGGTTTCGTTCACGCCGAGTTTGCACAACAGCTTCGGGACGAACGTGGTGATGGAGGGGTTGGGTTTCAGCTTCAATTGCCGCGGTGATTACTACTCGCTGGTTCCGGGGCATCCGAATGCGCTGGCGCCGGGGAAGCGGCCGCGGAGCACACTGCAGGGGACGCTGGTGTTGAAGGACGGGCGTCCGGCGATGGTGATGGGCAGCCCGGGCGGGGACGATCAGATCATGCGGACGATGCAGACGTTTCTGAACATCGTTGAGTTCGGGATGAATGTGCAGCAGGCGATCGAAGCGCCGCGGTGGTCGACGCGGAGTTTTCCGCAGTCGCCGTGGCCGCACAAGATGTACCGGGGCGAGGTGACGCTCGAGTCGCGAATCCCTGGGAAGGTGAAGCGGGAACTCGATGGGATGGGGCACAAGGTGAAGATGGGTGGGGCGTGGTCGCTCGGGATGAACGCGGCGATTGTGGTGGACGATGCGGGGACGCTGAACGCGGGTGCGGATCCGCGGGTGGATGCTTACGCGCTGGCCTGGTGA
- the secD gene encoding protein translocase subunit SecD, whose amino-acid sequence MSRTTKSLFVCAIAIAAAATLTLNPVRYGLDLTGGASLVLEVDSSGSNQPEILEQTRRIVERKINAYGVSEATVQPYGAGARRLLVQIPGEAENMERIRAAITRAGILEWFSVADGPFATRAEALTGPPRLGQRIAATAGPDPVWYRLQGPPVLRGDDLRNARATPDLGGGYATAFTLSNEAGDRFARFTEANIGRPVAVVIDGAIASVGNIQDRIASEGQIRGAHSATEAEDLAILLRAGAVPAAVRIIEESTVAPSLGADSIRQGITAGLTAVTAVVAAMLAIYRSDGWNAALTLALNGLLLLALLAAAGAVLTMAGIAGLILTAGMAVDSNVLVFERLRELRREFPEPAAVARAFDRAWTTIVDTHVTTMVCCGILFVFGSTAVKGFAVTLGFGLLANLFTAVFVSRLLFEWRGHRAGHRAPALLQ is encoded by the coding sequence ATGTCCCGAACCACGAAATCCCTATTCGTGTGCGCGATCGCCATTGCCGCGGCCGCCACGCTCACCCTCAACCCCGTCCGCTACGGCCTCGATCTCACCGGAGGCGCCAGCCTCGTCCTTGAAGTCGATTCCAGCGGCTCCAACCAACCCGAAATCCTTGAACAGACCCGTCGCATCGTCGAACGAAAGATCAACGCCTACGGCGTCTCCGAGGCCACCGTCCAGCCATACGGCGCCGGAGCCCGCCGCCTCCTCGTTCAGATCCCCGGTGAAGCCGAAAACATGGAGCGAATCCGCGCCGCAATTACCCGGGCCGGGATCCTCGAATGGTTCTCCGTCGCCGATGGCCCCTTCGCTACTCGAGCCGAGGCGCTCACCGGACCTCCCCGCCTCGGCCAGCGCATCGCAGCAACCGCCGGGCCGGACCCGGTCTGGTATCGCCTCCAAGGTCCACCCGTCCTCCGTGGCGACGACCTCCGCAACGCCCGCGCCACGCCGGACCTCGGCGGCGGTTACGCCACCGCCTTCACGCTCTCGAACGAAGCCGGCGACCGCTTCGCCCGTTTCACCGAAGCCAACATCGGCCGCCCCGTCGCCGTCGTCATCGATGGCGCCATCGCCAGCGTCGGCAACATTCAGGACCGCATCGCCTCCGAAGGTCAGATCCGCGGCGCACACTCCGCCACCGAAGCCGAAGACCTCGCCATCCTCCTCCGCGCGGGCGCCGTCCCCGCCGCAGTCCGCATCATTGAAGAATCCACCGTCGCGCCCTCGCTCGGCGCAGACTCCATCCGCCAGGGAATCACCGCCGGACTCACCGCCGTCACCGCTGTCGTCGCCGCCATGCTCGCGATTTATCGCAGCGATGGTTGGAACGCCGCCCTCACCCTCGCCCTCAACGGCCTGCTGCTCCTCGCGCTCCTCGCCGCCGCCGGCGCCGTCCTCACCATGGCAGGCATCGCCGGCCTTATCCTCACCGCGGGCATGGCTGTCGACAGCAACGTTCTCGTCTTCGAACGCCTCCGTGAACTCCGCCGCGAGTTTCCCGAACCCGCCGCCGTCGCCCGCGCGTTTGACCGCGCCTGGACCACCATCGTCGACACCCACGTCACCACGATGGTCTGCTGCGGCATCCTCTTCGTCTTCGGCTCCACCGCCGTGAAGGGGTTCGCCGTCACGCTCGGCTTCGGACTGCTGGCGAATCTGTTCACCGCCGTCTTCGTCTCGCGGCTCCTGTTCGAATGGCGCGGCCACCGCGCTGGTCACCGCGCTCCCGCCTTGTTACAGTGA